From the Primulina tabacum isolate GXHZ01 chromosome 15, ASM2559414v2, whole genome shotgun sequence genome, one window contains:
- the LOC142525903 gene encoding uncharacterized protein LOC142525903 encodes MQEVVKAETIKLLDAGIIYPISDRAWNLNSVLMRCEETNLVLNWEKCHFMVEEGIVLGHKISEQGIEVDKAKVEVIENLPPSASIKGVRSFLGHAGFTSEYEYLKEYLVTAPVLVAPDWDLPFKVMFASDTTVGVVLGQRQNKRCVAEEEMRSILSHCHDREMPTRGGQVEVSIREIKRILEKVVGINQNDWSLKLDDALWAFRISFKTPIGTTPYMLLFGKSCHLLVKLEHRAYWSTKALNIDFALAGEHMLLQLDKLEEFRGQAYDLALTYKKRTKQALDKRITLREFKEGKAVLLYNSRLRLFPGKLNSRLTGPYIITEVFPSRAINLRYGKNEPLPVNAQQLKHYLGGAVE; translated from the exons atgcaagaggtagtgaaaGCTGAAACTATCAAGCTTCttgatgcaggtattatctatcctatctcCGATCGTGCATGG AATCTGAACTCGGTGTTGATGAGGTGTGAGGAGACGAACCTGGTGCtgaattgggagaagtgtcacTTCATGGTAGAAGAGGGGATTGTGCTAGGGCACAAGATTTCGGAACAAGGGATTGAGGTGGACAAAGCTAAAGTGGAAGTCATCGAGAACCTACCACCATCGGCTTCAataaagggagttagaagtttcTTAGGACATGCCGGTTTTACCAGC GAATACGAGTACCTAAAGGAGTACTTGGTGACGGCTCCTGTGTTGGTGGCACCAGATTGGGATCTGCCTTTTAAGGTCATGTTCGCGAGCGATACTACGGTTGGTGTTGTCCTGGGCCAAAGGCAGAATAAG AGATGTGTGGCAGAAGAAGAGATGAGATCTATTCTTAGTCATTGTCATGACCgcgag atgccaacgcGCGG TGGTCAAGTTGAGGTGTCAATTCGCGAGATCAAGAGGATTCTGGAGAAGGTTGTGGGGATAAATCAAAATGACTGGTCTTTGAAGTTGGATGACGCTCTTTGGGCGTTTAgaatttcttttaaaacacctataggcacgACACCATATATGTTACTTTTTGGAAAATCGTGTCATTTACTGGTTAAGTTAGAACATAGAGCTTATTGGTCAACAAAAGCACTGAATATTGATTTTGCTCTTGCAGGCGAACACATGTTACTACAGTTGGATAAATTGGAAGAATTTAGGGGTCAAGCCTATGACCTGGCCTTGACCTACAAGAAGCGTACAAAGCAAGCACTCGACAAGCGCATTACACTAAGGGAATTCAAAGAAGGCAAAGCAGTGCTACTGTATAACTCCAGGCTGCGCTTATTTCCTGGCAAGCTCAACTCAAGATTGACAGGCCCTTACATCATCACCGAAGTATTCCCCTCGAGGGCAATAAATTTGCGATATGGGAAAAATGAGCCGTTACCAGTCAAtgctcaacaactgaagcactATTTGGGTGGCGCAGTGGAGTAA